In Patescibacteria group bacterium, the genomic stretch GACCAAAAAGCTCTTCCGGCACAGCAACCTGAGCCGATCGAACAACAACCCCAATCGGAACAGCCTCTCGCAGAAATACCAGCTGATACTCAGCCGCAAGATACCCAAGAACCCCTTCAGCAAGAACCTCAAGATGATGCCGAATCCGCAACTATTACGCTTCGCAATGGCACAACAACAGAAGGATTGGCGTCACAGAATGCTGCGCTACTCAAAGCTCTGGGATTCAGCATTGATGCAATAGCAAATGCTCCAACGCGAGGTATAGAAAAAACCATCCTCATTGACCTGTCAAAGGGAGCAAAGCCTCAACATCTGCACCAGCTTCTGAGAACATATAATCCCACGCTTAATATATCGCCATCACAGGAAATGATTGGGTCTTCCCAGAGCGACTTTATCCTCATCCTTGGGCTTGATGCCGTAAAAAGAAAAGCTAGCGCTGAAAAGGACCAACAACCTCAAACAGCCCCCGCTCCCCTTTAATCATCGTAGTACTGTACAATCGAGTACCATCGTTCGACAGAATACTCGAACCAGTATCATCCCCTTCAAAAACATATCTATTAAGTGCGCCCGCAACCGACACATCGATGGCTTTAATTTTTTTGTCAGAAACAAAAAAGATATAGGAACTATCGTTGATAAAAAATATGTCAGAGATAGTATTGCTCTGCCGAGTAATAAGCGATGATTGATAGCCGTCACCGCTTTTTTCATAGATCCACAATTCAAAATCATTAGTAAGCGCAAAACGATTGCGCGATTGCCAATACAACCTCCCTTTTGGCAGCTGAACAAGTGCTGTAGTCGGCGAAGCGGCATCATAGAGAAACAAATCATTCTTTTTATCTTGCAGGGCTACCAAGCGATCATAGGTACTGGCAATTGATTTAAACATAGCGGGGAAATGCGCCATTTCAGTTGTCTGAATACCTTGCTCTCCTGAAACACGCAGGAGAGTAGAACCATTATTGCTGTGTACAAGCAGCATGGCGGCCCCATCTATGTGCACACTATCACCAATGGCTCCGCGATAGATGATTTCTTGTTTTTGCGATGGCAATGCAATAGCGAGCGCACTTGTGGGGGTAGTGGCAAGGAGACGCTGCTCACTGAGCCATTGTATGCCCTTCCACTGCGATTGGCGCTCAAGAACAGTAACATCCGCACTCTCGATATCTACGATCTGATACAGACCCTTATCGCGTATAATAAGTTTCGTTCCACGCGGAGATGGCAGAAGAAACGATTGGTCAAGCGCGCTGCCGTGATAGATCCGTTCAGATTGCTTTGTTGATTCATTGAATACAAAAATATCATTTCCGGCACTAAAGCAGATGCGCGCGGCATCGATACGTTCCAATGCGGCAATTCCCTGTTGCTGTACTAAAAGTTGTGGTTCATGCATTTTAAGAAGTTCTCTATCTTTGACAAGGGTTGAGCGGCCAGAGTATACGGTAATATCTGCAGTCCATGGATAATAGCCCTCTTTCTTAAGTTCAAGGCGGTAATCCCCCGATGGCAGATAGGATACCGTTGTCGGTGTCTGGGCTTGCCCAGCCTGCAACCCGAAAATATGTGAAAAGGCCTTCTCTCCATTGAGGTAAATATCGCTTCGATTTGGAATGGTCTCTACAACTAGCTCGCCGGTTTTTTCGATACTTTTCTTTTTAGGATGGTATCGGTACCCATTTGTATAGAGAATGACACCAACCGCTGAACCGCAAAACAGCACAACAAAACCCAAAAATAATATTCTACGGTTTGCAAGCTTCATAGCGCATTGCGCTCTTCCCGAAGCTGAACGCGAATATGCGTCTTTGCCGCCTGTGTTTTGACAAACCGCAGCCAATCGCTACTTGGATATTTGCGGTGTTTATCCGCTATGATTTCAGCCATATCCCCGCTGTGCAAAGGTGTATCAAGCGAAACAATCGCGTCATTGATTTTTGCACCCACGCAACGCCTGCCAATATCACTATGAATGTGGTAGGCGAAATCAATCATTGTTGATCCTTCCGGCAGATTGATCACATCTCCTTTTGGCGTAAACACAAAAATACGGTGTTGAAAGATATCCAGTTTCAGTGATTGCAGGTATTCCTTTGAATTTTCAGCTGTTTGCTGTTCAAGCTTCAGTAATTGCTGGAGCCAGTCGAGATTTTTGGTAATTTTTTTTGATGTTTTGCCGGACTCGTTATAGTTCCAATGCGCGGCAATTCCAAGACGGGACTCACGATGCATTTCCGGCGTTCGTATCTGAAATTCCACGATTTCACCATGCTCACAAAAGACTGTGGTATGAAGAGAGCGATAGTTATTCGGCTTGGGCTGGGCAATGTAATCTTTGATACGATTTGGCAGCGGCTTCCAGTGGTGATGAATCACTCCCAGCGCTCCATAGCAGTCGGAAATCGTATCCACAATCACCCGCATTGCAACAAGGTCATAGATGCCATCCAAGCTCATTTTAGTTCTCTTTTCCATCTTAAGATAGGTGCTATAGAGGCTCTTGACTCGGCTTTCAATTTCCAATGGTTTAATGCCTTCTTCTTCCAAATTCCGCCAAAGTGTTGTCCGTATTTTTGCTAAAAACCGCTCTTTTTGCTCACGCTTGGGCCGTACGAGCGCGACAAGTTGTTTATAATCATCCGGGTAAACATACCGGAATGCTTCATCTTCCAAATCTTGCTTGATGCCGCCCATACCGAGGCGGTCAGCAATAGGGGCATAAATCTCGAGCACCTCTCGCGCAATTCTTAATTGTTTTTGAACAGGCAATACGTCAAGTGTTTGAAGATTATGAAGCCGATCAGCAAATTTTATAATGATAATACGGATATCATCGGCAATACTCACAAACATCTTGCGCAGATTTTCCACATAGCGCTCCATTCCGCGATATTTCACCATGCCAAGCTTGCTTACGCCCCCAACAAGATGTGCCACTTCCTCCCCGAAATTTTTCCGAACATCTTCGATAGTAACGGCTGTTTCGTCGGTAACATCATGGAGGAGACTTGCGATGACCGCCTCTTCATCCATTTTGATATGCGCAACGATCATTGCCGTACCCAAACAATGCGAAATATAATCCTCGCCATTCAATCGCTTCTGACCATGATGCGCGCTTTCTGCAAATTCATATGCAAGGCGTATGAGGTCAAAATCCGCTTGGGGATTGTACTTTTTTACTGCATTGAGTATATCGTCGATGTAGATCATAGAATGATTTTGGTATACCCACTAGTGTAGCATGCTGCACAAAAGAGAAAACCCCTCCACATCCAGGCAACGTTGACATCTTTTACGAAGAACGGTAGAATTTTTATACTCTATGAAAAAATACATTTGCACACCATGTGGCTACATCTACGATCCCGAGCAGGGCGATCCTGACAGTGGCATAGCTCCAGGCACAGCGTTCGAAGACATACCCAATAATTGGATATGTCCTATTTGCGGAGTCTCAAAAGATCTCTTTGAACCCTTTGAAGAATAAGAAATAAGAATAAGATGAAGAATAATAATTAATTTTTTCTATGAACGAATGCACACATAGTACGATCGGCCAGCCGGTGGATTCAGCGGAGTTTGAAATCTACCACAATGACGCCATCAGCAAAGTATCCCTCAAACAGTACCAAAAACAATGGCTGATTCTATTCTTTTATCCGGCAGACTTTACGTTTATCTGCCCCACAGAGCTCGAGGAAATGGCAGATCACTATAATGAGATCAAATCGCTTGGCGCAGAAGTCGTTAGCGTCAGCACAGATACCGTTTTTGTCCACAAAGCATGGCACGACAACTCACCTTCAATAAAAAAAATTCAATTCCCAATGGCGGCAGACCCAACCGGCGCGCTTGCCAAAGCATTTGGCACCTACATTGAACACCAGGGCGTATCGTTGCGAGGAACGTTTATCATCGATCCAAATGGTGTCTTACGCGCCTATGAAGTCAATGACAACAGCATCGGCAGAAGTGCAGCAGAGCTCTTACGAAAACTTAAAGCAGCACAGTACGTTGCCACTCATGCCGGAGAAGTATGTCCTGCAAGCTGGCAGCCAGGAAAAGAAACGCTCAAACCCGGTCTTGATTTAGTAGGAAAAATCTAATCCTATGTACGAAGTGCAGAACTATACTCACCTCCTGGGCACCCCGGGATTCAGTGATCAGATGCTCAAGAACCATTTCACACTCTACCAAGGGTATGTAACGAATTTTAATAAATTAAACGACCTGCTTATTGACTTAGAAAAAGAGGGAAAGGTAGGAACACCCGTGGATACCGAGCTTAATAGACGGTTCGGCTGGGAATTCAATGGGATGAGGCTCCACGAATTGTATTTTGACAACATGAAAAACAGCGGGGTGCAAATACGTGAGTGTGAACTTTTGAAAAAAATCAGTGAAGAATGGGGGAATAAAGAAACGTGGGAAAAGGATTTCCGAACCATGGGAGCAGCACGCGGCATTGGCTGGGTTATCCTCTATTTTGACGCAGGTGCAAACAAACTATTTAACGTCTGGATAAATGAGCATGACGTTGGACACTTGGCCGGATGTGTACCACTCCTCGTGATGGATGTCTTCGAGCATGCCTACATGCTTGATTACGGCCTCAAGCGCGCTGACTACATTGAAGCATTCTTCAATGCGATTGACTGGGATGTGGTTAGTAAGCGCTTCGAAACAGCTACGAAATAATTGCGCCCACTGGACAGTGGTCCGATCCAAAGTATTCATTCAGAATAAATGAATCTTGTACGCGTGGTGCAAGTGAACGGGATGTGCAAACATAATCAATGCGCCACCCGACGTTTCGTGCGCGCGCCTGAAACATATACAGCCACCAAGAATATTTGATGGTCTCCGGATGGAGCGATCTAAATGTATCGACAAATCCTGCGTTCAGTAATGCAGTAAATCCGTTTCGTTCCTCATCGGTAAATCCCGGGTTACGCCGATTGTCTTTGGGGCGAGCTATATCAATATCCTGGTGGGCGACATTCAGATCACCACAGAATATCACGGGTTTTTTAGCATCGAGCGCCAGAAGATATGCCATAAAATCACTATCCCATTGCATTCGATACTCCAATCGCAATAATTCACGTTTCGAATTTGGAACATACACAGTGACGACAAAAAAATCGCTAAATTCCAGAGTAACCACCCTTCCTTCCTGATCATGCTCTTCTCGCCCAATGCCATAGAACACATTGAGAGGTTTTTCGCGTGTGAAAATGGCCGTACCCGAATATCCCTTTTTTTGTGCAGAATTCCAAAACGTATGATACCCCTTCAGAGGCAAAGAAACTTGCGACTGTTCTGCTTTGGTTTCCTGAAGACAGAGGATATCCGGTTTTATTTCTGTCATTGCATCGCCAAACCCCTTGGATTGTATTGCTCGAATACCATTG encodes the following:
- a CDS encoding PEGA domain-containing protein — its product is MKLANRRILFLGFVVLFCGSAVGVILYTNGYRYHPKKKSIEKTGELVVETIPNRSDIYLNGEKAFSHIFGLQAGQAQTPTTVSYLPSGDYRLELKKEGYYPWTADITVYSGRSTLVKDRELLKMHEPQLLVQQQGIAALERIDAARICFSAGNDIFVFNESTKQSERIYHGSALDQSFLLPSPRGTKLIIRDKGLYQIVDIESADVTVLERQSQWKGIQWLSEQRLLATTPTSALAIALPSQKQEIIYRGAIGDSVHIDGAAMLLVHSNNGSTLLRVSGEQGIQTTEMAHFPAMFKSIASTYDRLVALQDKKNDLFLYDAASPTTALVQLPKGRLYWQSRNRFALTNDFELWIYEKSGDGYQSSLITRQSNTISDIFFINDSSYIFFVSDKKIKAIDVSVAGALNRYVFEGDDTGSSILSNDGTRLYSTTMIKGERGLFEVVGPFQR
- a CDS encoding RelA/SpoT family protein, yielding MIYIDDILNAVKKYNPQADFDLIRLAYEFAESAHHGQKRLNGEDYISHCLGTAMIVAHIKMDEEAVIASLLHDVTDETAVTIEDVRKNFGEEVAHLVGGVSKLGMVKYRGMERYVENLRKMFVSIADDIRIIIIKFADRLHNLQTLDVLPVQKQLRIAREVLEIYAPIADRLGMGGIKQDLEDEAFRYVYPDDYKQLVALVRPKREQKERFLAKIRTTLWRNLEEEGIKPLEIESRVKSLYSTYLKMEKRTKMSLDGIYDLVAMRVIVDTISDCYGALGVIHHHWKPLPNRIKDYIAQPKPNNYRSLHTTVFCEHGEIVEFQIRTPEMHRESRLGIAAHWNYNESGKTSKKITKNLDWLQQLLKLEQQTAENSKEYLQSLKLDIFQHRIFVFTPKGDVINLPEGSTMIDFAYHIHSDIGRRCVGAKINDAIVSLDTPLHSGDMAEIIADKHRKYPSSDWLRFVKTQAAKTHIRVQLREERNAL
- the rd gene encoding rubredoxin; translation: MKKYICTPCGYIYDPEQGDPDSGIAPGTAFEDIPNNWICPICGVSKDLFEPFEE
- a CDS encoding redoxin domain-containing protein; amino-acid sequence: MNECTHSTIGQPVDSAEFEIYHNDAISKVSLKQYQKQWLILFFYPADFTFICPTELEEMADHYNEIKSLGAEVVSVSTDTVFVHKAWHDNSPSIKKIQFPMAADPTGALAKAFGTYIEHQGVSLRGTFIIDPNGVLRAYEVNDNSIGRSAAELLRKLKAAQYVATHAGEVCPASWQPGKETLKPGLDLVGKI
- a CDS encoding Fe-Mn family superoxide dismutase, producing MYEVQNYTHLLGTPGFSDQMLKNHFTLYQGYVTNFNKLNDLLIDLEKEGKVGTPVDTELNRRFGWEFNGMRLHELYFDNMKNSGVQIRECELLKKISEEWGNKETWEKDFRTMGAARGIGWVILYFDAGANKLFNVWINEHDVGHLAGCVPLLVMDVFEHAYMLDYGLKRADYIEAFFNAIDWDVVSKRFETATK
- a CDS encoding exodeoxyribonuclease III; the protein is MKLISWNVNGIRAIQSKGFGDAMTEIKPDILCLQETKAEQSQVSLPLKGYHTFWNSAQKKGYSGTAIFTREKPLNVFYGIGREEHDQEGRVVTLEFSDFFVVTVYVPNSKRELLRLEYRMQWDSDFMAYLLALDAKKPVIFCGDLNVAHQDIDIARPKDNRRNPGFTDEERNGFTALLNAGFVDTFRSLHPETIKYSWWLYMFQARARNVGWRIDYVCTSRSLAPRVQDSFILNEYFGSDHCPVGAIIS